The Chitinophaga parva genomic sequence CAGGGACCTCGTAGCACCGGTGCATATGAAAGCCCTGCAAACGGCCCTGCAACGCAGGGGGCAGCACATACCCGGCGTACCCATGAAGGATAGTGAAGACCTGGTGCAATCCGCTACCATCCGGGCTTCCAGCGAGTACGTGTTGCAGCAATTACCTCCCTCCACCGCGGGCTCCATCTCCCTGGCCGATGCCGCCGCCCAGATGCTGCCCTTGCCCGCAGGCCCCATGCCTGCTGTAAAAGTATGGGCTACTGCCAGCGAGGATACCACCCTCACGGTGGAGCTGCGCACCACCAGCCGCAACACGCACCACACACCGGATGTAACCCTGCAAACCTTACAGGTACCGTTGAAAAAAGGTGCACAGGAGGTTTCACTTAACTTCAGCGAAACCCTGCCCAACGATGGCTACGTGTTCATTTGCTTTATGAAGAACCCTGCCATCACCCTGGCCGACAGCGACCTGCGGGTAACCGGTATTTTATCCGTGTTCAATAAAACAAATCCCGCGGTATCTAACTTTGGCAAGCAGGAACCCCCGGAAGGCATTGGTATGGAAGCCTTTGAGTTCTGGTGCCCCGGCAGAAGGCCTGGTGGCAGGAACATTGCCATGGAACTGGGCCAGGGCATTGTCTTCCCCGCGGGCAATATCCGCAACGGGACAGACCGCCCGGTAACTGCCCCGAACGCCTGGCTGGCTTCCCCGGAAGACAAAGCCCCTGCCATTACCTTCCAATGGAACAGTCCCCAGCACATCCGCGAAGTAACGGTTGCTTTCGATAACGATTTTGACCATCCTATGGAATCCGTACTGATGGGCCACCCCGAGCGCGCCATGCCCTTCTGTGTACAGTCATTCTCCCTGCACGACGGCCAGGGCAACGAGCTGGCCTCCGTAACGGATAACCACGAAACACTCAAACGCCTGGTATTTGAAGCACCGGTAAGCACCGATGCACTGGAACTGCGCATCCACGCCATGCATGGAAAGGTGCCGCCGGGGCTCTTTGCAGTACGTTGTTATGCGTAAATGGAGATCATGAAAAAGGGCTGTCAAAACTTCGGGACAGCCCTTTTTCATTCAGGTACCTGATGGAGAAAATTTTCATACAGGCGATGCTCAGAGCCTTCATTTTACTTATGAGATTTCCCCTTTTTTTGATTGCGATGTCCTCCTACTATATTTTTACATTTACTTTACTTAAATTAGGATCAAATCCACGTTATAAATATGATAGCCGCCTTGAAGGAAGACAACCTCCTTGCATTCAACGAGGTGTACTACGCATATCATAAAAAGATATACCACTTCATCCTCCGTAAAACAAAATCCTCCTTCCTTGCCGAGGAAGTTACGCAATTGACCTTCATCAAATGCTGGAACTACCGTGCAAGCCTCGACGAAAACCTTGGCATTGACATACAACTTTTCAGAATAGCCCGCACTACCCTGGTAGACCAGCTCCGCAAAACCACCGCCTACCAGGAAAAAGTGATCCACGTGGTAAACAGCTACCTCATTCCCCAGGACGAGCTTTGGAACCGCATGGCCGAAAAAGAACTGCAGCAGCAACTGGCCAAAGCGATGGAAGAAATGCCCCCCATGCGGCGCAAAGTGTTTGAAATGAGCCGCTTTAAAGGCATGAGCTACCAGCAGATCGCGCATGAACTATCCTTGTCATCCCGCACCGTGGAAGCCCATATTTTCCAGGCCACCCGCCAGTTGCGCCACTACCTGGGGCCTTTGCTCCTGGCATGGTGGATCGGCAACCATTAAGAAAAAATATTTTTCCCCAGACTAAGTAGTTGACGCCGCAGGAACGTATTCCTTAGTAGCAGCCCAGTTCAGATGATGATCAATGATGAATTAATAACGCGGTTCTTCCACAACCAGTGCACACCGGAAGAAGCCAGTGCGGTAGCAGCCCACCTGGAGGAACACCCTGAGGTGCTGGAAACTTACGTGCCGGAAGCGGAGTTCCTGCAAATGGAAGCGGGCGACCTGCCGCAAACCGTGTCCCGCCTGTGGCTGCGTAATATTCATGGTCAGATCAACCGGCGCCGCACTCCCCTCATACGGCGTATAGCCGTAGCTGCGATCATGGCGGGCATAGTGGTGGGAGGCATTTACCTGCTGCGTACCCCGCAGGGCCCGGCCACACAGGGCACCGTGGCCCGCACCACCATTACAGCGCATAACACCCGCGTGGTGACCAATAATACCAACCACTCCCTGACCCTTCAACTGCCGGATGGATCGGTAGCAGTGCTGGAACCGGCGGCCATTCTCCGTTATGAACAACTGTTTGCAGACGGCCGCCTGGTGGACCTTTCCGGGGAAGCTGATTTCACCGTGATTGCCGACAAGACCCGGCCTTTCCGCGTAGCCAGTGGCGTGATCCATACCACCGTACTGGGAACCTTCTTTCATGTAAAAGCCAACCCGGATGAAGAGCTGATCACCGTAAAACTCCACAGCGGCAAAGTGCTGGTGCAGGCCATCCTGGATGAAAAGAAGCTGATGGATGACGCCATCCTCACGCCTGGAAAAGCATTGACCTTTAACACCCGTACGCGGCAGGCCACCCTGTTCAATTTTGAGCGCAGCGGCCGCGAGGCCATGGTAAAAGCCGGCAGCAGTGGCACCCCGACCACCAAACCAGACTGGTACCAGTTCAATAAGCAACCAATGTCGCAGGTATTAGACCAACTCAGTAATTATTATGGAATAAGCATTTACTATTATCCATCAGACATTGCCGACATCTATATCGATGGGAAATTTGACAACACCGATTCCTTAGCCGAGATCTTGACAGACCTTACCCTGCCAAACAATTTGAAGCTGACACGCAAAGACGATGGATTTGTGATCAAACGAAATTAGTCCCGGAGAATTTTTATTGTTTCCACGTATAGGTGCTGAAAAGCGCCAGGGGCTTGTAGTGCCCTTCATATTAAATCCACATTCCGTTATGAAAGTTATTTTCCGATTAACATTTGTCATGTTGTGGGGGCTCATTCCCCTGCTATCCACGGCACAGCAGGCACGGCCCCAGGTGAGCGGCACCGTGCGCGATGACCTGGGTGAAGTGTTGCCGAATGCATCCGTGGTGGCACTGAATGAAAAAACAAAGTACAGCGCCGGTGTGCGCACAGACACCAATGGCGTATTCCGTTTTTCAGGACTGCCGGAAGAAGGGCATTACACCTTCAGCGTGTCTTACGTAGGGTTTGAAACACAGCAGCGAAACAACGTAACCCTGAAGAATGGCGCTACTATTACGTTTGCGGTGAAGCTGGTAAAATCCACCAGTACCCTCAATGATATCGTGGTGATAGGCTACGGTACTGCAAAAAGAAAGAACGTAGTAGGCTCCTTTAACGTGGTGACGGTAAAGGAAGCAGGTAGCACAACTGCTACTAATCCCTCCCAACTGCTCATCGGCAAGGCGGCAGGCGTGCAGGTAGTACAAAGTGGTGGCCCCGGTGCGGATGCACAGATCCTGATCCGTGGTACCGGTACCTTTACCGACGTAAACCCGCTCTACGTGGTAGACGGGATACAGGGCACCAAGAATTTATTCAACAGCCTCAACACCCAGGATATTGAAAACATCACCATTCTCAAAGATGCTTCCTCCACTGCCATCTATGGCTCTGCGGCGGCAAATGGGGTGGTGATCATCACCACTAAAAAAGGCAAGCTGGGCCCACCCAGGCTGACCCTCAGTTCGCAGTGGGGTATTTCCAAAGCCTGGAAACAACTGGACCTGCTGAAGGCCAGGGATTATGTAAGCGTGCTGCAGGACCTGGCCGCCAGCAAGAACAGCGTGTTGCCTGCCAAATTCAGCACAGACGCGGTGATGCACGATAGCACCGACTGGCAGAAGGCCGTGTTCCGCAACGCGCTGGTAAATGAAAATGACCTCAACATCATCGGGGCAGGAGAGCGGGTCACTTATTCCGTATCTGCCACTTACATCACCCAGCAATCCATCCTGCAACACGCAGTGAACAAGCGCCTGCAGGCAAGGGCCAGCCTGGAAGAGAACTTTGGCCGCTTCCGTTTTACGCAGAACGTGATGTTCCGCCAGTACATTGGCCAGGGTTACAATGCCAACCTGCAGAATGCCCTGCAATATGCACCTTACAAACCCATTAAGGATCCTTTCATCCAGGGTGGCTACTCCATTGTGAGCACCGCATTGGATTTCAGTAGCATTGATAATCCTTACCAGGAAATTTACCTGAAGCAGCAAACGTCTAACTCCATGTCTTTCTTCCCCCAGCTGAGCGGAGAAGTAAGGCTGATAGACGGGCTGCGCTTCCGCTCACAGTTTGCCGGGGAGGTGAACTCCACCCGCAGCACTACTTACCAGCCCCAGTATCAAAGTTCCAACTACCTGAACCAGGCCCGCCAATCGGGGTTGAACTTCACCCAGAACAGCTACTACATGTGGGAGAACTATTTTTCTTATGATAAGCAATTGGGTACCATGCATAGCATATCCCTCACCGCAGGGGAGAGCTACATAGACCCGGGAAGGTCCTATGCCTCCGGCATCCGTGGTACCGGCCAGCCCAATGATAATATCACCGGCGTTACGGTAGCGCCTAACCAGGCGGTGACCACCTCCTACGACAACTATTCACGGCCTTCCCTGATCTCTTACTACGGCCGTGCAAGCTATACGTATAACGACCGTTATACCGTTTCAGGCAGCTACCGCCGCGATGGTGCGTCAAACTTTGGTGCCAATAACCGCTGGGGTAACTTTGCCGCCGCCGGTGCCTCCTGGCGCTTCTCCGCGGAAGACTTCATCAAGCGCAGTTTTCCCGCATTGTCTGAAGGCAAGCTGCGCATAGGCTGGGGACAAACCGGTAATAACAATATCCCCAACTTCCTGAATACGTCTAAGATCTACCAGGGCTCGCCCACCGGTGCCCTGGTGTATTCCCTGGGTGCTACAGAGTCGTTTATTTCCGGTGTTACCCTGGTCACAGTAAGTAATCCTGACTTAAAGTGGGAGCAGACCGCGCAAACAGATGTAGGCCTGGACCTGTCATTCTTCAGGAACCGCCTGAGCGTTGTGGCAGACTGGTACGACCGTAAAAGTACCGGCCTGCTGGTGACCACCTTCCTGCCTTCCAGCGTGGGCGTGAGCCCCACGGGCAACCAGCCGAAGAAGACCCTGAATGCCGCCAGCGTGGATAATAAAGGCGTGGAACTGATGATCGGTTACCATGATAAGATCACCGAAGATTTTGGATTCAATGTCAGTGTGAACGGGTCTGTGAATACTAACAAAGTGCTCTCCCTTGGTGCGCAGTTCAATGCGCCCATCCAGGGCGGTGCGTTCGGCCCGGTGCCGGCTACTACTTACACTGCAGCCGGCAGTGTGATCGGGTCTTTCTATGGCTACCGCGTAGACCACGTGGCAAAGGATGCAGATGAAATTGCCGCGCTGGATGCACAGGCAGCCAAGCAGTCCGGTACGCCCGGCACCAAATACCAGGATGGATTGCTGCCAGGGGATTTCATTTACAAAGATCTGAACCACGATGGAGTGGTGAACGCCAAAGACCAGGAGATCCTGGGCAATCCCATTCCCAAATATGTATACGGCATTAACGCCGGCGTTACCTACAAAGCGTTTGACCTGAACGTAGTGCTCTCCGGTATCAGTGGTATGAAACTGCTGAACGGGATGAAGCTTTATACACAAGCTATGCAGGTAGGGCACAATGCCACTACCGCCATCATGGACCACTGGCGCAACCCCGGTGATGTAGCCGCTTTACCCCGCCTGGGCCAGAGCGCTACCGGCAGCGGTAACCTGCGTCCGTCCGACTGGTGGCTGGAAAACGGTGCTTACCTGCGCGTGCGCAATATCACCCTGGGCTACAATGCGCCGGCCAGCCTGCTTACCCATGTTTCCAAAGGCACTGTGAAATCTTTCCGCGTGTACGTTGCAGCACAAAACCTCTTTACGGTGACCAGATACACCGGCTATGACCCGGAAGTGGTGGGTAGTGACCTGTTGTTCAACCGCGGCATAGACCTGGGGCAGATCCCGCAGCCACGCACGTTCCTGGCTGGTGTACAAGTGGGTTTTTAATTCTAAAATTCAAGCGTTATGAAGAAGTTTTTTATACTGATGATCCTGGTGGGAATGAGCGTGGGTTGTTCCAAGAAGCGCCTGGACCTGGTGGACCAGA encodes the following:
- a CDS encoding sigma-70 family RNA polymerase sigma factor, with amino-acid sequence MIAALKEDNLLAFNEVYYAYHKKIYHFILRKTKSSFLAEEVTQLTFIKCWNYRASLDENLGIDIQLFRIARTTLVDQLRKTTAYQEKVIHVVNSYLIPQDELWNRMAEKELQQQLAKAMEEMPPMRRKVFEMSRFKGMSYQQIAHELSLSSRTVEAHIFQATRQLRHYLGPLLLAWWIGNH
- a CDS encoding FecR domain-containing protein — translated: MMINDELITRFFHNQCTPEEASAVAAHLEEHPEVLETYVPEAEFLQMEAGDLPQTVSRLWLRNIHGQINRRRTPLIRRIAVAAIMAGIVVGGIYLLRTPQGPATQGTVARTTITAHNTRVVTNNTNHSLTLQLPDGSVAVLEPAAILRYEQLFADGRLVDLSGEADFTVIADKTRPFRVASGVIHTTVLGTFFHVKANPDEELITVKLHSGKVLVQAILDEKKLMDDAILTPGKALTFNTRTRQATLFNFERSGREAMVKAGSSGTPTTKPDWYQFNKQPMSQVLDQLSNYYGISIYYYPSDIADIYIDGKFDNTDSLAEILTDLTLPNNLKLTRKDDGFVIKRN
- a CDS encoding SusC/RagA family TonB-linked outer membrane protein, with amino-acid sequence MKVIFRLTFVMLWGLIPLLSTAQQARPQVSGTVRDDLGEVLPNASVVALNEKTKYSAGVRTDTNGVFRFSGLPEEGHYTFSVSYVGFETQQRNNVTLKNGATITFAVKLVKSTSTLNDIVVIGYGTAKRKNVVGSFNVVTVKEAGSTTATNPSQLLIGKAAGVQVVQSGGPGADAQILIRGTGTFTDVNPLYVVDGIQGTKNLFNSLNTQDIENITILKDASSTAIYGSAAANGVVIITTKKGKLGPPRLTLSSQWGISKAWKQLDLLKARDYVSVLQDLAASKNSVLPAKFSTDAVMHDSTDWQKAVFRNALVNENDLNIIGAGERVTYSVSATYITQQSILQHAVNKRLQARASLEENFGRFRFTQNVMFRQYIGQGYNANLQNALQYAPYKPIKDPFIQGGYSIVSTALDFSSIDNPYQEIYLKQQTSNSMSFFPQLSGEVRLIDGLRFRSQFAGEVNSTRSTTYQPQYQSSNYLNQARQSGLNFTQNSYYMWENYFSYDKQLGTMHSISLTAGESYIDPGRSYASGIRGTGQPNDNITGVTVAPNQAVTTSYDNYSRPSLISYYGRASYTYNDRYTVSGSYRRDGASNFGANNRWGNFAAAGASWRFSAEDFIKRSFPALSEGKLRIGWGQTGNNNIPNFLNTSKIYQGSPTGALVYSLGATESFISGVTLVTVSNPDLKWEQTAQTDVGLDLSFFRNRLSVVADWYDRKSTGLLVTTFLPSSVGVSPTGNQPKKTLNAASVDNKGVELMIGYHDKITEDFGFNVSVNGSVNTNKVLSLGAQFNAPIQGGAFGPVPATTYTAAGSVIGSFYGYRVDHVAKDADEIAALDAQAAKQSGTPGTKYQDGLLPGDFIYKDLNHDGVVNAKDQEILGNPIPKYVYGINAGVTYKAFDLNVVLSGISGMKLLNGMKLYTQAMQVGHNATTAIMDHWRNPGDVAALPRLGQSATGSGNLRPSDWWLENGAYLRVRNITLGYNAPASLLTHVSKGTVKSFRVYVAAQNLFTVTRYTGYDPEVVGSDLLFNRGIDLGQIPQPRTFLAGVQVGF